A DNA window from Paralichthys olivaceus isolate ysfri-2021 chromosome 11, ASM2471397v2, whole genome shotgun sequence contains the following coding sequences:
- the LOC109630294 gene encoding rho GTPase-activating protein 32-like isoform X1 gives MEAGCVVAAVIENAASGPQGEPGSGDVLEGDMQPPADIDKDDSLPQATTNNPPEKKQPQETSTAMMGSDDITEHPAEPLLRSCVSTASMKVKNMKKLTFPRGHFPRLEECAHFHYETVDFGNVQLAFAEGQSEGPKAGSDSKELVFLVQITCQGRNWLVKRSYEDFRVLDKHLHLCIYDRRYSHLTELPRYDSLKETVESVTDMLATYLSRFSVIADNKINCGPVLTWMEIDNKGNHLLVSEEASINVPAIAAAHVTKRYTAQATDELTFEVGDIVSVIDMPPKEDTGWWRGKHGFQVGFFPCDCVELINDKIPPSVQSSVPKPVCKKHGKLVTFLRSFMKSRPPPQKLRQRGILRERVFGCDLGEHLHNSGHEVPQVVKSCADFIEKNGVVDGIYRLSGISSNIQKLRHEFDSEQIPDLSRDVFRQDIHSVGSLCKLYFRELPNPLLTYQLYDRFSEAVSAATDEERLVKIHNVIQQLPPPHYRTLEFLMRHLSNLATFSPITSMHTKNLAIVWAPNLLRSRQIESACFSGTAAFMEVRIQSVVVEFILNNTEALFSQKLNAIIRESTGNNTLSRPKSLLVCSPSTKLLSLEEAQARTQVQLGSPATTPSLSHSDYIEVGEGPGALMGKFHTVIELPMESSRRPPPAKAKKSPVGNWLSFFHLGKSHSLSKRKLKRHPSEPNEIKSIALPGGRGDSGTLRSTKSEESLNSLHNVEGEPPSYRPLRPRSTSEALSVVGNDNLRRTRSKDDNKTHPLNESHGADRGHTAMSISPPHQEDDLDLCPPAAGISTLDFDPMSFQCSQLAATPGLQRNRDGNKQRKSAGCSSESEPISSPNNNISCSPSPDISPVLSKGGKNVSSKPLSPKLRKKSFKTQADVQTASTPLPPLPSSSPPVQRRDAPSADGKQPRVSYPHCSPLSTASQASALTDLSQSAQNLPDPGTDRLMSSVSVLPPHPPLTSAARKLALALAESAQKASTGSQRRNNFTSHPLQRHETCHAQDRPPRPSVLDLYPEEYCGPHVSSSVSQWQTSAHSPMESLFCPHPVHFPPAHLRSEPLQVTDGQESMCNFTPNVSPLGSGSLDEGSAERRDQREEKELRDIRQAKPTYQSVGVSTPSQPVCSAQSPTTSPVYVNTDSTNVFNFRAVLAETSMPTSIEQVLPRPLQPSSTHSYSPDEDRPRGMVDDVYSNHPHHHHWPIQAGRMPAPHCPRLNALPRHLLGPKGLYRQSSESRYSTLGLRQPLSPQYRHYRRDEHLISGCHRQPDQWQMSDDRIFEHPGIRRARSFHAPQISRYELAGTEVLPPDTMFYLEQKTSKEAPYQRLIQTGIHPFRLQFDNTRAEPRYSAFTDMNPMDSSHYYVEPYRQSSVRQSQSYTKRNGREGAQSDYYNYSPHHVPPVNRELYIQSRDTVVYEARDADIFERVVYQPVKQESQSKRKDTCPAVSPYESPVSPTDTRSRDIMHTRSKSDPGNACLLSTDRIENATSPTSMRSQHAGPEATRQPCGQQSGAEVGPSRRIQHQPPLRKVPSLPERDCLNLKNTEHKDRSHSRGPDQGRSMMTHAANNYPGVVKPSILRRPGRSQSTRENRHYYHHHAKSPLDPEHLGSLSTQLNRRTQSTKVRPTHYDHMKEYYAAPRPKPTRSGKAMAGYLPGQGCLSPRGHRLLSKALGQEGFCHAALRSEAGVYEGF, from the exons TTGGCCTTCGCCGAGGGGCAGAGTGAAGGACCGAAGGCGGGTTCGGACTCCAAAGAGCTGGTCTTTCTGGTTCAGATCACCTGCCAG GGTCGAAACTGGCTGGTGAAGAGATCCTATGAAGATTTCCGGGTGCTGGACAAACACTTACATTTGTGTATCTATGACCGTCGTTACTCCCACCTCACAGAGCTGCCACGATACGACTCGTTGAAGGAGACTGTCGAG TCCGTCACAGATATGTTGGCCACCTACCTGTCCCGCTTCTCTGTCATCGCTGACAACAAAATCAACTGTGGTCCGGTGTTAACATGGATGGAG ATCGACAACAAAGGAAACCATCTGCTGGTCTCTGAAGAAGCCTCAATCAATGTCCCCGCCATCGCCGCCGCCCACGTCACCAAACGCTACACGGCCCAGGCCACGGACGAGTTGACCTTTGAG GTCGGGGACATCGTGTCGGTGATAGACATGCCTCCTAAAGAAGACACAGGCTGGTGGAGGGGGAAGCACGGCTTTCAG gTCGGTTTCTTCCCTTGCGACTGTGTCGAGCTGATAAATGACAAGATTCCCCCCAGTGTTCAAAGCTCTGTGCCGAAGCCAG tgtgtAAGAAGCATGGGAAGCTGGTAACCTTCCTGAGGTCTTTTATGAAGTCTCGACCGCCGCCACAGAAGCTGCGGCAGCGTGGAATCCTCAGGGAGCGCGTGTTCGGCTGTGACTTGGGGGAACATCTCCACAACTCAGGACATGAGG TCCCACAGGTTGTTAAGAGCTGTGCTGACTTCATAGAGAAAAATGGAGTCGTGGATGGAATCTACAGATTATCTGGGATCTCCTCCAACATCCAGAAACTGAG GCACGAGTTTGACTCTGAACAGATCCCAGACCTGAGCAGAGACGTCTTCAGGCAGGACATCCACTCAGTGGGCTCCCTCTGCAAACTGTACTTCAGGGAGCTGCCCAACCCTCTGCTCACCTACCAGCTCTACGACAGATTCTCA GAGGCCGTGTCTGCAGCCACGGACGAGGAGAGGCTAGTCAAAATCCACAATGTCATCCAGCAGCTGCCTCCTCCACATTACAG GACTCTGGAGTTCCTCATGAGACATCTCTCCAACCTGGCCACCTTCAGCCCCATCACTAGCATGCACACTAAAAACCTGGCTATTGTCTGGGCACCTAACCTCCTCAG GTCCAGACAGATCGAGTCGGCCTGTTTTAGTGGCACAGCAGCGTTCATGGAGGTCCGTATCCAGTCGGTGGTGGTGGAGTTCATCCTCAACAACACAGAAGCGCTCTTCAGCCAGAAACTCAACGCCATCATAAGGGAAAGCACTG GAAACAACACCTTGTCCAGACCTAAGTCCCTGCTGGTCTGCTCCCCGTCCACAAAGTTACTCTCTCTGGAGGAGGCCCAGGCTCGTACTCAGGTGCAACTGGGTTCCCCGGCCACCACCCCGAGCCTCAGCCACAGTGACTACATCGAGGTCGGGGAGGGACCCGGAGCTCTGATGGGCAAGTTCCACACGGTCATCGAGCTCCCGATGGAGAG CAGCAGGCGGCCTCCTCCTGCGAAGGCGAAGAAGTCTCCTGTGGGGAACTGGCTCTCCTTTTTCCACCTGGGCAAGTCCCATTCTTTGTCTAAACGTAAACTGAAGCGACACCCCAGCGAGCCTAATGAGATAAAGAGCATTGCACTGCCAG GTGGAAGAGGGGATAGCGGCACATTACGTTCCACCAAAAGTGAAGAATCTCTCAACTCTTTGCACAATGTGGAAG ggGAACCGCCAAGTTACCGTCCCCTCAGACCTCGTTCAACTAGCGAGGCCCTTTCTGTGGTCGGTAACGACAACCTACGGCGTACTAGAAGTAAAGATGATAACAAAACCCACCCACTCAATGAGAGTCATGGTGCTGATCGTGGCCACACCGCCATGTCTATTTCACCTCCACATCAGGAGGATGACCTCGATCTTTGTCCGCCAGCTGCAGGCATCTCTACTTTGGACTTTGACCCCATGTCTTttcagtgcagtcagctcgcaGCAACCCCTGGACTGCAGCGCAACAgagatggaaacaaacagaggaagagtGCAGGTTGTTCTAGTGAATCTGAGCCAATCTCTTCTCCAAACAACAACATTAGCTGCTCTCCGTCACCAGATATTAGCCCAGTTCTCAGTAAAGGTGGGAAGAATGTTTCCTCCAAGCCGCTCTCTCCTAAACTCAGGAAGAAGTCATTTAAGACACAAGCAGACGTTCAGACTGCATCCACCCCTCTGccacctctcccctcctcttctcccccaGTGCAGAGACGTGACGCTCCTTCGGCAGATGGAAAACAGCCAAGAGTCTCCTACCCACACTGCAGCCCGCTCAGCACAGCGAGCCAGGCATCAGCCCTGACAGACCTCAGTCAATCTGCACAGAACCTGCCAGATCCAG GAACAGATAGACTTATGAGTTCAGTGTCtgttctccctcctcaccctcccttgACGAGTGCTGCACGCAAGTTGGCCCTGGCTCTGGCCGAATCTGCCCAGAAGGCCAGCACTGGCTCCCAAAGACGAAATAACTTCACATCGCaccctctgcagagacatgaaaCTTGCCACGCCCAGGACAGACCACCCCGGCCCTCTGTTCTCGATCTCTACCCCGAGGAGTACTGTGGCCCTcatgtctcctcttctgtttcccaGTGGCAAACATCAGCGCACAGCCCCATGGAGAGTCTCTTCTGCCCTCACCCTGTTCATTTCCCACCAGCACACCTGCGCTCCGAGCCTCTACAGGTCACCGACGGACAGGAAAGTATGTGCAATTTCACACCTAATGTAAGCCCGCTCGGGTCAGGGAGTCTGGATGAAGGCAGTGCAGAGAGACGGGaccagagggaggaaaaggagcTTAGAGATATCAGACAAGCAAAGCCCACCTATCAGAGTGTCGGTGTTTCAACACCCAGTCAACCTGTCTGCTCGGCTCAGAGCCCAACAACATCTCCTGTATATGTCAACACCGACTCTACCAATGTCTTTAACTTTCGTGCTGTTCTGGCTGAGACATCCATGCCTACCTCCATTGAGCAGGTCCTTCCACGGCCATTACAGCCCTCCTCAACTCATAGCTATAGCCCAGACGAGGACAGACCACGGGGCATGGTTGATGATGTCTATAGTAATCatcctcaccatcatcattGGCCAATACAAGCAGGACGTATGCCTGCACCTCACTGCCCTCGGCTCAACGCTCTGCCACGTCACCTTTTGGGGCCAAAAGGCCTGTACAGACAATCCTCTGAAAGCCGCTACAGCACTTTAGGATTGAGGCAACCTTTGTCACCTCAGTACAGACATTACCGCAGAGACGAGCACCTTATCAGTGGCTGCCATAGGCAACCGGACCAATGGCAGATGTCAGATGATAGAATATTTGAGCATCCAGGCATCCGAAGGGCTCGTTCTTTCCATGCCCCACAGATTAGTCGCTATGAGCTGGCAGGGACAGAGGTCCTGCCTCCGGACACTATGTTTTACCTCGAGCAGAAGACAAGCAAAGAAGCGCCCTATCAGAGGCTGATTCAGACTGGCATCCACCCTTTTCGGCTGCAGTTTGACAACACAAGAGCTGAACCCCGTTACTCTGCCTTCACAGATATGAACCCAATGGATAGTTCACACTATTATGTAGAGCCCTACCGGCAAAGCAGTGTACGACAAAGTCAGTCTTATACCAAGCGTAATGGCAGAGAAGGGGCACAATCAGATTACTACAACTACTCTCCACATCATGTTCCCCCTGTGAACAGGGAACTTTACATACAAAGCAGGGACACTGTCGTTTATGAGGCCAGGGACGCGGACATTTTTGAAAGAGTTGTATATCAACCAGTCAAGCAGGAGAGTCAATCCAAACGTAAGGATACATGTCCAGCTGTGTCTCCATATGAGAGTCCTGTCTCACCGACAGACACAAGAAGCAGAGACATAATGCACACAAGGAGTAAGTCAGACCCTGGAAATGCCTGCCTCCTCTCCACCGACAGGATAGAAAATGCTACATCTCCAACATCCATGAGGTCTCAACACGCAGGCCCTGAGGCCACCAGGCAGCCGTGTGGTCAGCAGTCAGGTGCAGAGGTAGGTCCATCAAGACGAATTCAGCATCAGCCACCGCTTCGTAAAGTCCCCTCACTCCCAGAAAGAGACTGTCTTAACCTCAAGAACACAGAGCACAAAGACAGAAGCCACTCACGAGGTCCTGACCAGGGTCGATCGATGATGACTCACGCTGCCAACAACTACCCTGGTGTTGTGAAACCCAGCATCCTCAGGAGACCCGGGCGGTCACAGAGCACCCGAGAAAATCGTCACTACTATCATCACCATGCCAAATCCCCTCTGGATCCTGAACATCTGGGATCCCTTTCCACTCAGCTCAACAGAAGGACTCAGAGCACTAAAGTCAGGCCAACACATTATGACCACATGAAGGAGTATTACGCAGCTCCCAGACCTAAACCCACAAGATCTGGTAAAGCCATGGCTGGATATTTGCCCGGCCAGGGCTGCTTGTCCCCCCGCGGGCACAGACTGCTGTCCAAGGCTCTGGGTCAAGAGGGTTTTTGTCACGCTGCACTGAGATCAGAGGCCGGGGTCTACGAGGGATTCTAA